Proteins from a genomic interval of Desulfitibacter alkalitolerans DSM 16504:
- a CDS encoding stage V sporulation protein S yields the protein MDVLKVSAKSSPNSVAGALAGVLREKGAAEMQAIGAGALNQAVKAVAIARGFVAPSGIDLICIPAFTDILIDGEERTAIKLIVEPR from the coding sequence ATGGATGTATTGAAAGTTTCAGCCAAATCAAGTCCAAATTCTGTAGCAGGTGCCTTAGCAGGAGTTTTAAGGGAAAAGGGGGCTGCTGAAATGCAAGCCATTGGAGCAGGGGCGCTTAATCAGGCAGTTAAAGCAGTAGCAATAGCAAGGGGATTTGTAGCTCCTAGTGGAATCGATCTAATTTGTATACCCGCATTTACAGACATCTTAATAGATGGCGAAGAAAGGACCGCTATTAAGCTAATAGTTGAACCAAGATAA
- a CDS encoding dipeptidase yields MNLFKIVDSHCDTLLKINSGETNFFKNGSSHVDLPKMINGGVFIQFMAVYVHQHYKPGLSLRRCLELINTFLEIASGPQLIHIKNKEDIGRLLSSEKKIGLLLSLEGAEPIENMAILDIFFHLGIRCIGITWNNRNMLADGCNETGGLTLFGKEVISKMSDLGILCDVSHLSQASFWDVIQITRKPIIASHSNCHALCHHPRNLNDSQIKELAQTGGVICITFYPDFIGLNHDLVSIIKHIAHVCELVGVEHVGIGSDFDGAEFSIANLEDSSKLTNLVKGLKKSGFHNQEIEKIMGNNIINLLKNTLPGGNYGS; encoded by the coding sequence ATGAATTTATTTAAAATTGTAGATAGCCATTGCGATACCTTATTAAAAATCAATTCAGGTGAAACAAACTTTTTTAAAAATGGCAGTTCTCATGTGGACCTGCCAAAGATGATTAATGGTGGTGTATTTATACAGTTTATGGCTGTATATGTACACCAACATTATAAACCTGGTCTAAGTCTAAGAAGATGCCTGGAACTGATAAATACCTTCTTAGAGATTGCCAGTGGTCCACAGCTCATACATATAAAAAATAAGGAGGACATAGGACGCCTATTGTCTAGTGAAAAGAAAATTGGATTATTACTTTCTTTAGAAGGAGCAGAACCTATTGAAAATATGGCAATACTGGACATTTTTTTTCACCTGGGTATAAGATGCATAGGAATAACCTGGAATAATAGAAATATGCTGGCTGATGGCTGCAATGAAACTGGCGGCTTGACTCTTTTTGGTAAAGAAGTCATTAGTAAAATGTCTGATTTAGGGATATTATGTGATGTTTCCCATTTGTCTCAGGCAAGCTTTTGGGACGTTATACAGATTACAAGGAAGCCTATTATTGCATCCCATTCTAACTGCCACGCTTTATGCCATCATCCAAGAAATCTGAATGATAGTCAAATTAAGGAACTTGCACAAACAGGTGGTGTCATCTGTATTACCTTTTATCCAGATTTTATAGGCCTAAACCATGATCTAGTTTCAATTATCAAACATATAGCTCATGTGTGTGAATTGGTTGGAGTAGAGCATGTTGGCATAGGCTCAGACTTTGATGGTGCAGAATTTTCAATTGCTAACCTAGAAGACTCTTCAAAATTAACAAATCTAGTAAAGGGACTTAAAAAAAGTGGCTTTCATAACCAGGAGATTGAAAAGATTATGGGAAACAATATAATTAATCTTTTAAAAAACACTCTTCCAGGAGGTAATTATGGGAGCTGA